In Holophagales bacterium, one DNA window encodes the following:
- a CDS encoding molybdopterin-dependent oxidoreductase, producing the protein MPTVTIDDRTVEVPAGTNLVEAARQVGIQIPHYCYHPRLSIVGQCRMCLVQIQGMPRLQAACSTPVVKDGMVVRTDLPEVRDAQRAIMEFLLINHPLDCPICDQAGECGLQDYSFKHGQAFSRFRYEDKRTYPEKERIPLGPHVILNMNRCIQCTRCVRFTHEITKTGELGFFERGSRAEIGIFPGKPLDNPLSACVVDICPVGALTSTRFRFAERVWYLDKKPSLCTGCDVGCNVTIEHRRGKIRRYKPRFNADVNDYWMCDFGRTTPERYEQMPRLATPLVRRDGESRPVAWKEALDLLANRLRSRSAEGTIALLGSGFLTTEEAFLLASLADQVGSPHRSVWVDSAPARTIPTPGGLISGRDAAPNRRGAELAGLRPGPNGIDAEEILLRDGASRCSVLFVADSDFGRAAHDPKVVERLRSAQFLAVMGWADTPLAAAADLVLPTATHAEREGTFVNVGWRLQRFERAFPAPGQARPGTEVLVDLISRFDPSYLGAGTAEVFTRMAERLPAFAGLAYRRIAALGQQLDSAPVQPGAAGAAR; encoded by the coding sequence ATGCCCACCGTCACCATCGACGACCGCACCGTGGAGGTCCCGGCGGGAACCAACCTCGTGGAGGCCGCGCGGCAGGTCGGGATCCAGATCCCCCACTACTGCTATCACCCTCGCCTGTCGATCGTCGGCCAGTGTCGCATGTGCCTGGTGCAGATCCAGGGGATGCCGCGACTCCAGGCCGCCTGCTCTACACCGGTCGTCAAGGACGGGATGGTCGTCCGCACCGACCTGCCGGAAGTGCGCGATGCCCAGCGCGCCATCATGGAGTTCCTGCTGATCAACCACCCGCTCGACTGCCCGATTTGCGATCAGGCGGGCGAGTGCGGACTGCAGGACTACTCCTTCAAGCACGGCCAGGCGTTCTCCCGCTTTCGCTACGAGGACAAGCGCACCTACCCGGAGAAGGAGCGCATCCCGCTCGGCCCCCACGTGATCTTGAACATGAATCGCTGCATCCAGTGCACCCGCTGCGTGCGATTCACCCACGAGATCACCAAGACGGGCGAGTTGGGCTTCTTCGAACGCGGGTCGCGTGCCGAGATCGGCATCTTCCCGGGCAAGCCGCTCGACAACCCGCTGTCGGCATGCGTGGTGGACATCTGCCCGGTCGGCGCTCTGACCTCCACCCGCTTCCGGTTTGCCGAACGCGTCTGGTATCTCGACAAGAAGCCGTCCCTCTGCACCGGCTGCGATGTCGGCTGCAACGTCACGATCGAACACCGCAGGGGCAAGATCCGCCGCTACAAGCCGCGCTTCAACGCCGACGTCAACGACTACTGGATGTGCGACTTCGGGCGCACGACGCCCGAGCGCTACGAACAGATGCCGCGACTGGCGACACCTCTGGTGCGACGCGACGGCGAGAGCCGCCCGGTGGCCTGGAAGGAGGCGCTCGACCTGCTCGCCAACCGGCTGAGATCGCGATCGGCCGAGGGCACCATCGCCCTGCTCGGTTCCGGCTTCCTGACGACCGAAGAAGCGTTCCTCCTCGCCTCGCTGGCCGACCAGGTCGGCTCCCCGCATCGCTCCGTCTGGGTGGACAGCGCTCCGGCGCGGACCATCCCGACCCCGGGCGGGCTGATCAGCGGACGTGACGCGGCCCCGAACCGTCGCGGGGCCGAGCTCGCCGGCCTCCGCCCCGGACCGAACGGGATCGACGCCGAGGAGATCCTGCTGCGCGATGGCGCGTCCCGCTGCTCCGTCCTGTTCGTCGCCGACTCCGACTTCGGTCGCGCCGCTCACGACCCGAAAGTCGTCGAGCGACTGCGGTCGGCGCAATTCCTCGCCGTCATGGGTTGGGCCGACACGCCGCTTGCCGCGGCTGCCGATCTCGTTCTGCCGACGGCCACGCATGCCGAGCGCGAAGGGACCTTCGTCAACGTCGGCTGGCGGCTTCAGCGATTCGAGCGCGCCTTCCCGGCCCCCGGTCAGGCACGCCCCGGCACCGAAGTCCTCGTCGACCTGATTTCCCGTTTCGACCCGTCCTATCTCGGCGCCGGGACGGCCGAGGTCTTCACCAGGATGGCCGAGCGCCTCCCCGCCTTCGCCGGCCTCGCCTATCGGCGGATCGCCGCGCTGGGCCAACAACTCGACTCGGCCCCGGTTCAGCCGGGCGCCGCCGGAGCGGCGCGTTAG
- the nuoH gene encoding NADH-quinone oxidoreductase subunit NuoH, translating to MLSVEFLATLVKIGLWVGALLTAVPIMVWIERRMSALMQDRSGPNRLGPLGLFQAIADAAKFIFKESLTPSGVDRPLYLLAPLLAIVPALTTFVVIPMGPSAEVAGRTIEMVVVGADTGVMLFLALSSLGVYALVMAGYSSNNKYSLLGSIRASAQMVSYELALTMSVVSVLLPAGSLRLADVVQYQVDHRWLGFIPGWNVLPQALGFLVFLVASFAETNRLPFDLPEAESELVAGYHTEYSAMRFALFFMGEYMSMITLSALGVTLYFGGWTLPGLALTGIPGALTGFLVLLGKVSLFMLFFVWVRWTYPRFRYDQLMRLGWKVLLPLALVNFVMTASLTVAGWL from the coding sequence TTGTTGAGCGTTGAGTTCCTCGCGACCCTGGTGAAGATCGGCCTGTGGGTCGGCGCGCTGTTGACCGCCGTCCCGATCATGGTCTGGATCGAGCGCCGGATGAGCGCGCTGATGCAGGACCGCAGCGGGCCGAATCGGTTGGGCCCGCTCGGCCTGTTCCAGGCCATCGCCGACGCTGCCAAGTTCATCTTCAAGGAGAGCCTCACCCCCAGCGGCGTCGATCGCCCGCTCTATCTCCTGGCTCCGCTTCTCGCCATCGTCCCCGCGCTCACCACCTTCGTGGTGATTCCGATGGGGCCTTCCGCCGAGGTCGCGGGGCGGACGATCGAGATGGTCGTGGTCGGCGCAGACACCGGTGTGATGCTCTTTCTCGCCCTCTCCAGCCTTGGCGTTTACGCCCTGGTGATGGCCGGCTACAGCTCGAACAACAAGTACTCGCTGCTCGGATCGATCCGCGCTTCGGCCCAGATGGTGAGCTACGAGCTCGCGCTGACGATGTCGGTCGTCTCGGTCCTCCTTCCTGCGGGGTCGCTGCGCCTGGCCGACGTGGTGCAGTATCAGGTCGACCATCGCTGGCTGGGGTTCATTCCGGGTTGGAACGTCCTGCCCCAGGCGCTTGGTTTCCTGGTGTTCCTCGTCGCGTCCTTCGCCGAGACGAACCGGCTGCCGTTCGACCTGCCGGAGGCCGAGTCCGAGCTCGTGGCGGGCTACCACACCGAGTACAGCGCCATGCGCTTCGCCCTCTTCTTCATGGGTGAGTACATGTCGATGATCACCCTCTCGGCCCTCGGCGTCACGCTCTACTTCGGCGGCTGGACGCTCCCTGGTCTCGCGCTCACCGGCATCCCGGGCGCCTTGACCGGGTTCCTCGTCCTGCTCGGGAAGGTGAGCCTGTTCATGCTCTTCTTCGTCTGGGTGCGCTGGACCTACCCGCGATTCCGCTACGACCAGTTGATGCGACTCGGCTGGAAGGTGCTCCTCCCGCTCGCCCTGGTCAACTTCGTCATGACCGCTTCGCTCACCGTCGCTGGATGGCTGTGA
- a CDS encoding NADH-quinone oxidoreductase subunit J: protein MDLAVFVVFALLALASALVVVTNRNPVYATMALVVTLFSTAVLFVMLGAPFLAALQILLYTGAILVLFLFVLMLLNVGKERPDGGRTRGQFWGALGVGALFLGGLASALWAAAGPTRPAAAAPISPPSLKQISAVLFSTYMLPFQIIGVLLLVAVIAATIIARRPSPGPAAQPEEE from the coding sequence ATGGACCTCGCCGTTTTCGTCGTCTTCGCGCTCCTCGCCCTGGCCTCGGCCCTGGTGGTCGTCACCAACCGGAACCCGGTCTACGCCACGATGGCCCTGGTGGTCACGCTCTTCTCGACCGCCGTCCTCTTCGTCATGCTCGGCGCGCCGTTTCTCGCGGCGCTCCAGATCCTCCTGTACACCGGCGCCATCCTCGTCCTCTTCCTCTTCGTCCTGATGCTGCTCAACGTCGGCAAGGAGCGGCCGGACGGCGGGAGGACGCGCGGTCAGTTCTGGGGCGCCCTGGGCGTCGGGGCGCTCTTCCTCGGCGGACTCGCCAGCGCGCTCTGGGCCGCCGCCGGACCGACCCGTCCGGCAGCAGCCGCTCCGATCTCGCCGCCCAGCCTCAAGCAGATCTCGGCCGTGCTCTTCTCGACGTACATGCTGCCGTTCCAGATCATCGGCGTTCTGCTCCTCGTGGCAGTCATCGCGGCAACGATCATCGCCCGCCGTCCGTCGCCCGGACCGGCTGCGCAGCCGGAGGAAGAGTGA
- the nuoK gene encoding NADH-quinone oxidoreductase subunit NuoK — protein sequence MSVPTSWYLLLAALLFVIGAVGALTRRNGIAIFLSIELMLNSANLTLVAYARDLAELSARLTGQMVVFFALAVAAAEAAVGLALFIAVYRNRQTIDVNRLNLMRW from the coding sequence ATGAGCGTTCCGACCTCCTGGTATCTGCTGCTGGCCGCTCTGCTCTTCGTCATCGGAGCCGTCGGCGCCCTGACCCGGCGCAATGGCATCGCCATCTTCCTCTCCATCGAGCTGATGCTGAACTCCGCAAACCTGACGCTCGTCGCCTATGCGCGGGACCTGGCTGAGCTCTCCGCCCGGCTCACCGGCCAGATGGTGGTCTTCTTCGCTCTCGCGGTGGCGGCCGCGGAGGCCGCCGTCGGACTGGCGCTCTTCATCGCCGTCTATCGCAACCGCCAGACCATCGACGTCAACCGACTCAACCTGATGCGGTGGTGA